Proteins from a genomic interval of Colletes latitarsis isolate SP2378_abdomen chromosome 3, iyColLati1, whole genome shotgun sequence:
- the Gar1 gene encoding gar1 ribonucleoprotein: protein MFRGRGGGGGGGGGGGGGGGGFGRGGGGGGFRGGRGGGGFRGGRGGGGFDRGGRGYDQGPPEEVTPLGHFTWTVQDDLVAKVDIEQVPFFNAPIYTENKQQVGKIDEIFGNIRDYYVSIKLSENIRASSFQKDVKLFIDPAKLLPLQRFLPKAPGEHKKGGGIGGRGMKRGGGGRGGRVGGGRPSFGRGGFGGRGGGGGRGGGGGGGGRGGGGGGFRRNDSGRGRGRGKW, encoded by the exons ATGTTTCGAGGTCGCGGcggcggtggtggtggtggtggtggtggcggcggcggcggtggtggaTTTGGAAGAGGTGGAGGCGGTGGTGGATTTCGTGGTGGAAGAGGCGGAGGAGGTTTTCGCGGAGGTCGTGGAGGCGGTGGATTTGATAGAGGTGGAAGAgg GTACGACCAGGGTCCACCAGAAGAAGTAACACCTTTGGGTCATTTTACATGGACAGTCCAAGATGATCTTGTTGCTAAAGTAGACATAGAACAAGTGCCTTTCTTTAATGCTCCCATTTATACAGAAAATAAACAGCAAGTTGGAAAAATAGATGAAATATTTGGTAATATTAGAGATTATTATGTTTCTATAAAGCTATCGGAAAATATAAGAGCATCTAGTTTCCAAAAGGATGTAAAG ctTTTTATAGATCCTGCAAAATTATTACCTTTACAAAGGTTTTTGCCTAAAGCTCCTGGAGAACATAAAAAAGGAGGTGGCATTGGTGGTAGAGGAATGAAGAGAGGTGGGGGTGGACGTGGTGGTCGTGTTGGAGGAGGAAGACCATCATTTGGACGTGGAGGTTTTGGAGGTAGAGGAGGCGGCGGAGGtcgcggaggaggaggaggaggaggtggtCGCGGCGGCGGCGGAGGAGGTTTTCGACGTAACGATTCTGGTAGAGGTCGTGGAAGGGGAAAATGGTAG